A segment of the Streptomyces sp. NBC_01235 genome:
GGCACAGCTCGGCCTTCCTGCACAACTTCCGTGCGTGGAAGAAGGGCGGGCTGAAGCGGGTGGCCGTCGTCGGCGCGGGCCAGAGCGCCGCCGAGATAGTCCGGTTCCTGTACGACACGGTGCCCGACGCGACGGTGCACGCGATCCTGCCGTCGTACGGCTACGCCATCGCGGACAACACCCCCTTCGCGAACGAGGTCTTCGATCCGGCAGCCGTTGACGACTTCTACCGCGGCACCCAGCGCGCCAAGGACGCCATATGGCGTTACCACAAGAACACCAACTACTCGGTCGTGGACGACGAGGTGATCCGCGACCTGTACCGGCGCGCCGGCGACGACGAGGCCGACGGCCGGCGGCGGCTGCGGTTCGCGCGGCTGTCCCGGGTCGTGGACGCCAAGCGGGTCGCCCAGGACACCCGCGTCACCGTCCACTCGCTGATCGACGACGACACCTACGACCTCGACGTCGACGTCCTGGTGTGCGCCACCGGGTACGAACCGATGGACCCCGCCGGGATACTGTCCGGCCTCGACGGCCGTCTGCTGCAGGACGACGACGGCCGCTACCGCATCGCCCGCGACTACCGCCTGCTCGGTGCGGACGACCTGACGTGCGGCATCTACCTGCAGGGCGGCGCGGAACACACTCACGGACTGTCGTCGTCACTGCTGTCCAACATCGCCGTACGCAGCGGCGAGATCGCGCACTCGATCGTGACCGGGCGCACCGCCGCCCAGGAAAGGGGAGTCTCCGCATGAGTACCAACCCGTTCGACGACACCGAAGGCCGCTTCCACGTCCTCGTCAACGACGAGGGGCAGCACTCGCTGTGGCCCACGTTCGCCGAGGTGCCGGACGGCTGGCGGATCGCGCTGCGCGACGAGAGCCGGGAGAAGTGCCTCGCGTACGTCGAGGAGAACTGGACCGACATGCGTCCGCGCTCGCTGCGCGAGGCGATGGCCGCCGACCAGGCATCATGAGGAGTACGTCCCCAATGACTTCACTGGCCGAACGGTGGGGCATCCACCCGGAGCACTTCTGGCTCTACGGACGTGAGCCTGGGCAACAGGTCACGTTCGACGAGCAGATGGACGCCTACATCGTCTACGGGTACCCCGAGGCCGTCGAGATCCTCAGTGACCCGGGCACCTTCTCGTCCGAAACCTCGAGCCTGGTGCCGATGGGCGTCGACGAGTCGTTCACCGAGGGCGACCTGCTGCAGACCGACCCGCCGGACCACCGTGAGCTGCGCAAGCTGGTCAGCCACGCTTTCACCCCGAAGGTCGTCGCCGACCTCGAACCGCGGATCACGGCACTCACCCACGAACTGCTCGACGCGGTCGCCGGGGAGGACCGGTTCGACCTGATGTCGAGCCTCGCCTATCCGCTGCCGGTGACCGTGGTCGCCGAACTGCTGAGCATCCCACGCAGTGATCAGCATCTGGTGGAGAAGTGGATGCGGGGCATGACCGAGAGCCTCGGCGACCTGTCGATGTCCGACGACGTCGAGGAGCAGGAGCGCGTCTTCGCGGAATCCATGGGCCCGATGCGGGAGATGCTCGAGTACCTGCGCGAGCACACCGCGCAGAGCCGACGGCGGGCCCGCCAGGACGACCTGATGGGACGGCTCATCGAGGCCGAGGTGGGCGGGCAGCGGCTGACCGACAACCACATCGTCAACTTCGGCAAGATGCTGCTGATCGCGGGCTATCTGACCACCACCATGCTGATCGGCAACACTGTCCTGTGCCTCGACCACTACGCCGACCAGGCGGCGCGGGTGCGTGGCGACCGCTCGCTGGTGCCGAGCCTGCTGGAGGAGTCGATGCGCTACCTCAGCCCCGTCGCCGCCACCTACCGGGCCACCACCCGTGAGGTGGAGGTCGCCGGGCAGCGCATGGAGAAGGGCAAGATGGTGCTGGTGTGGTACGGCTCGGCCAACCGTGATCCGCGCCAGTTCGCCGACCCGCACTCCTTCGACGCCGGCCGCACCCCCAACAAGCACCTCGGGTTCGGCCGCGGCATCCACTTCTGCCTGGGCGCGCCGCTGGCCCGGATGGAGGGCCGGGTGGCCATGAACCTGCTGTTCGACCGCTACAAGGAGCTGCGCACGGATCCGGACGCCGTGCCAAAGTTCTCGCTCGGCTTCGACACCACGGGGGTGAACAGTCTGCCGGTGCGCGTTGTACCGGCCTGAGACCGGTCGCCGCCCGAAGGGCGTTCACGGTTGCGTCGTGATGGCGCGATGGATGACCGAGTCCGCTGGACGGGCTTCCACGAGAAGCCCGTCCAGCGGTTGGGCTGGTCGCGGGGCAGCGTCTTGGACATGGCGCCATACGTGTGCCACGATAGCGCCATGAAGTTGACGCCCTACGTCGACAACCTCCGCCGCGAGTTCCTCGCCACGGCGGCTGCGACCGGTGAGGAGCCGCACGCTCTGGCGGAGCGATTGCTCGCGTCGCTCGACGCGTCCGTCCGGCTGATGCTCCTTGAGGTGCTGTCGGCAGCCGCGGACGAGATCTCCCGGGAGTTCGCCCCAGGATCGGTCGACATCCGTCTGCAGGGCCTGGATCCGAGCTTCGTGGTGACCCAGGCGCCGTCCGAGGCGTTCCACGAGGACATGACTGCCCCGTCCGTCACGGATCCGCAGGCGGAGGGCACTCCGGCGCGCATCAACTTCCGCGTGCCCGGGCCGCTCAAGGCCCGGATCGAGGAGGCGGCGAGGCAGAGCGGACTCTCGGTCAACGCCTGGCTCGTACGGGCCGTCAACGACACGCTGCACGCCGTCCCGAGTCACCCGCAGCGGCGCCCGTCGTCCGGGCAGCGGCACGTCACGGGTTGGGTGCGGTAGGCGGCGCGACCGCACCAGTTCACCAGGGAGATCCGGCATGGCCATGTATGACACCCCCGAACCGATCTCGGTCCGGATCGAGATCGGTTCGGGTGATGTCCAGCTCATCGCGGGCAAACGTGTCGACACCGTCGTCGAGATCCGGCCCGGGAACGACGCCGTCGCCGCCGATGTGCGGGCCGCCGAGCAGACCCGGGTGGACTTCAGTCGTGGCAAGCTGCTGGTCAAGGGCCCCTCGCCGCGCCGCAATTCGGGGGCCACGCCATCCGGCGGTTCGATCGACGTGTCCGTGGAACTGCCCGCGGGCTCGCAACTACGAGGCACCATCGCCTGGGGGACACTGCGCTCGACGGGACTTCTCGGAGAGTGCCGATTCAACGTCGCCGAGGGCGACATCCGCCTGGACCGGACCGGCCCGGTGCGCTTGGCCACGTCCCGTGGCGAGATCACCGTTGCCGGCATCGAGGGACACGCCAAGATCGCGAACGGCTCCGGTGCGATCCGGGCCGACGAGATCCACGGCACCGCCGAGATCGGCAACGACATGGGGGAGACCTGGGTCGGCGAGATCACCGGCAGTGCCAAGCTGACCGGCATGACCGGCGACTTCCAGGTCGACCGGGCGCACGACGGTGTCCAGGTCAAGACGGCCCATGGCACTGTCCGGCTCGCCGAGGTCAGGCGTGGCTCGGTGCAGGTCACGGCCGCGTCCGCCG
Coding sequences within it:
- a CDS encoding toxin-antitoxin system HicB family antitoxin, producing MKLTPYVDNLRREFLATAAATGEEPHALAERLLASLDASVRLMLLEVLSAAADEISREFAPGSVDIRLQGLDPSFVVTQAPSEAFHEDMTAPSVTDPQAEGTPARINFRVPGPLKARIEEAARQSGLSVNAWLVRAVNDTLHAVPSHPQRRPSSGQRHVTGWVR
- a CDS encoding lysine N(6)-hydroxylase/L-ornithine N(5)-oxygenase family protein, yielding MDTKESDLRAPETYDVVGIGFGPSNLSLAIALQEGPEPVTARFFERQPSLSWHQGMLMPSAKMQVSFLKDLATFRNPTSAFSFVAYLHETGRLAQFVNNCDFFPTRREFHSYLEWAESKVRHHVSYGTEVIAIEPLPHPDIGAVDRLRVVLRDASAPGGTRHVEARNVVVSTGLVPRMPVGLERDAHVWHSSAFLHNFRAWKKGGLKRVAVVGAGQSAAEIVRFLYDTVPDATVHAILPSYGYAIADNTPFANEVFDPAAVDDFYRGTQRAKDAIWRYHKNTNYSVVDDEVIRDLYRRAGDDEADGRRRLRFARLSRVVDAKRVAQDTRVTVHSLIDDDTYDLDVDVLVCATGYEPMDPAGILSGLDGRLLQDDDGRYRIARDYRLLGADDLTCGIYLQGGAEHTHGLSSSLLSNIAVRSGEIAHSIVTGRTAAQERGVSA
- a CDS encoding cytochrome P450; translation: MTSLAERWGIHPEHFWLYGREPGQQVTFDEQMDAYIVYGYPEAVEILSDPGTFSSETSSLVPMGVDESFTEGDLLQTDPPDHRELRKLVSHAFTPKVVADLEPRITALTHELLDAVAGEDRFDLMSSLAYPLPVTVVAELLSIPRSDQHLVEKWMRGMTESLGDLSMSDDVEEQERVFAESMGPMREMLEYLREHTAQSRRRARQDDLMGRLIEAEVGGQRLTDNHIVNFGKMLLIAGYLTTTMLIGNTVLCLDHYADQAARVRGDRSLVPSLLEESMRYLSPVAATYRATTREVEVAGQRMEKGKMVLVWYGSANRDPRQFADPHSFDAGRTPNKHLGFGRGIHFCLGAPLARMEGRVAMNLLFDRYKELRTDPDAVPKFSLGFDTTGVNSLPVRVVPA
- a CDS encoding MbtH family protein — translated: MSTNPFDDTEGRFHVLVNDEGQHSLWPTFAEVPDGWRIALRDESREKCLAYVEENWTDMRPRSLREAMAADQAS
- a CDS encoding DUF4097 family beta strand repeat-containing protein; protein product: MAMYDTPEPISVRIEIGSGDVQLIAGKRVDTVVEIRPGNDAVAADVRAAEQTRVDFSRGKLLVKGPSPRRNSGATPSGGSIDVSVELPAGSQLRGTIAWGTLRSTGLLGECRFNVAEGDIRLDRTGPVRLATSRGEITVAGIEGHAKIANGSGAIRADEIHGTAEIGNDMGETWVGEITGSAKLTGMTGDFQVDRAHDGVQVKTAHGTVRLAEVRRGSVQVTAASAEIEIGIREGSAAKLDISTVAGSVHSRLEEVAGPADSDDVVQVRARTFDGDIVVRRAW